A region of Streptomyces sp. R44 DNA encodes the following proteins:
- a CDS encoding pyrimidine/purine nucleoside phosphorylase: MFTVNEYFDGAVKSIAFTQEQGPATIGVMAPGEYEFGTAAPEVMHVVSGALTVLLPGAAEWATFAAGEQFEVPGESRFQLKVAVDTAYLCEYR, from the coding sequence ATGTTTACGGTCAACGAGTACTTCGACGGCGCGGTCAAGTCGATCGCGTTCACCCAGGAGCAAGGCCCGGCGACCATCGGCGTCATGGCTCCGGGTGAGTACGAGTTCGGCACGGCCGCTCCGGAGGTCATGCACGTGGTCAGCGGCGCCCTGACGGTCCTGCTGCCGGGCGCCGCCGAGTGGGCGACCTTCGCCGCCGGGGAACAGTTCGAGGTCCCCGGGGAGAGCAGGTTCCAGCTCAAGGTGGCGGTGGACACCGCCTACCTGTGCGAGTACCGCTGA
- a CDS encoding YciI family protein, with protein MEFLCYHRDRSGSMPLRQALLEAHWAYMDGFAKQLIARGPTFDAAGETCTGSVHIVDLPDAAAARAFAFDEPNYQAGVYRDVLLRRWRNTLGRTMWEFPGGREGGNRYLVLGLGEGEPVDLTPPAGPADGDDLIAYGPLLSDDGTTWVGTAALVRAPDAATAAAVLRTPGRYADIEVHDWSFGGRPPTS; from the coding sequence ATGGAATTCCTCTGTTACCACCGTGACCGGTCCGGGTCCATGCCCCTGCGGCAGGCCCTCCTGGAGGCGCACTGGGCGTACATGGACGGCTTCGCGAAGCAGCTGATCGCGCGCGGGCCGACCTTCGACGCGGCGGGCGAGACGTGCACCGGGAGCGTGCACATCGTGGACCTGCCCGATGCCGCCGCGGCCCGGGCGTTCGCCTTCGACGAGCCCAACTACCAGGCCGGGGTGTACCGGGACGTCCTGCTGCGGCGGTGGCGCAACACGCTGGGCCGGACGATGTGGGAGTTCCCCGGCGGCCGCGAGGGCGGCAACCGGTACCTGGTCCTGGGCCTCGGGGAGGGCGAGCCCGTCGACCTCACCCCGCCGGCCGGCCCCGCGGACGGGGACGACCTGATCGCCTACGGCCCCCTGCTGTCGGACGACGGCACCACCTGGGTGGGCACGGCGGCCCTGGTGCGCGCCCCGGACGCGGCGACGGCGGCGGCCGTCCTGCGGACCCCCGGCCGGTACGCCGACATCGAGGTCCACGACTGGTCCTTCGGCGGCCGCCCGCCGACGAGCTGA
- a CDS encoding potassium channel family protein — MTWPLVLAGAALILFILRDVFHTIWHPTRHGGLSRLVMRRVWRLSAHRGARWRPVGLAGPVGMMTVVTIWAFVIAVGWGLIYWPHMPDDFSYSTGLTPSEHAGPVDALYVSLVTLATLGLGDIAPASGWLRMLAPIEALVGFALLSATVAWVLGVYPALARRRALALRLSHLSRSDGTTEALDSAGGAAILDGVASALSTVTVDFLQYAESYYFYDGDENISLAGRLEFAVVLADRAERARHPDVRLSASVLRTALEDLATVLDERFLRKGGTPRQVFRVYAADHGRPWNGAGGDEDDIPST; from the coding sequence ATGACGTGGCCGCTCGTCCTCGCCGGAGCGGCCCTGATCCTGTTCATCCTGCGGGACGTCTTCCACACCATCTGGCACCCCACCCGGCACGGCGGGCTGAGCAGGCTGGTGATGCGTCGCGTGTGGCGCCTCTCGGCCCATCGAGGGGCGCGGTGGCGGCCCGTCGGTCTGGCGGGGCCGGTGGGCATGATGACGGTCGTCACCATCTGGGCGTTCGTCATCGCCGTCGGCTGGGGGCTCATCTACTGGCCGCACATGCCGGACGACTTCTCGTACTCCACCGGGCTCACCCCCTCCGAGCACGCGGGCCCCGTCGACGCGCTGTACGTCTCGCTCGTCACCCTGGCCACCCTCGGTCTAGGCGACATCGCGCCGGCCTCGGGGTGGCTGCGCATGCTCGCGCCGATCGAGGCCCTGGTGGGCTTCGCCCTGCTCTCGGCGACCGTCGCCTGGGTCCTCGGCGTCTACCCGGCCCTCGCCCGCCGCCGGGCGCTCGCCCTGCGCCTGTCCCATCTGAGCCGCAGCGACGGCACGACCGAGGCCCTCGACTCCGCCGGGGGTGCCGCGATCCTGGACGGGGTCGCCTCGGCGCTCTCGACCGTCACCGTCGACTTCCTGCAGTACGCCGAGTCGTACTACTTCTACGACGGGGACGAGAACATCTCCCTGGCCGGACGGCTCGAATTCGCCGTCGTCCTGGCGGACCGGGCGGAGCGCGCCCGCCATCCGGACGTCCGGCTCTCGGCCTCGGTCCTGCGCACCGCACTGGAGGACCTGGCCACCGTCCTCGACGAGCGCTTCCTGCGGAAGGGAGGGACTCCGCGGCAGGTGTTCAGGGTGTATGCGGCGGACCACGGACGTCCCTGGAACGGCGCGGGTGGCGACGAGGACGATATCCCCTCGACATGA
- a CDS encoding oxygenase MpaB family protein codes for MRQDADPGLFGPRSVTWQVHSDPVMWIAGVRALWLQALHPVAVRGVMINSSFREDPWGRLMRTANFVGTLSYGTGEAAEAAGARVRRIHRLLAVDDPELLLWVHCAETDSYLSVARRSGIPLTDAQADRYVDEHRTSARLVGLDPDTVPASTAELAAYFDAVRPGLAAGPDARAVADFLRRPPVKPVLVPAREVIWRRVSALAYDTLPPYAHALYGRPAPPPETVTRRLVATANLLRCVPARLRWRLPPRHILRAMDRLGPETRPDPYAYPAPYSLSDPAAILEEPRRQYGIDGGGSTRWGTPD; via the coding sequence ATGAGGCAGGACGCCGACCCCGGGCTCTTCGGTCCCCGCTCCGTCACCTGGCAGGTGCACAGCGATCCGGTGATGTGGATCGCCGGAGTCCGTGCCCTCTGGCTGCAGGCGCTGCACCCCGTCGCCGTCCGCGGCGTCATGATCAACAGCAGCTTCCGGGAGGACCCCTGGGGCCGGCTGATGCGGACCGCGAACTTCGTCGGGACCCTCAGCTACGGGACCGGCGAGGCCGCCGAGGCGGCCGGCGCCCGCGTCCGGCGCATCCACCGGCTGCTCGCCGTGGACGACCCGGAACTGCTGCTCTGGGTCCACTGCGCCGAGACCGACTCGTACCTCTCGGTCGCGCGCCGCTCCGGGATCCCGCTCACCGACGCCCAGGCCGACCGGTACGTCGACGAGCACCGCACCTCCGCCCGGCTCGTCGGCCTCGACCCGGACACCGTCCCGGCGTCCACGGCCGAGCTCGCCGCCTACTTCGACGCGGTGCGCCCCGGCCTCGCCGCCGGACCGGACGCCCGGGCCGTCGCGGACTTCCTGCGCCGCCCGCCCGTGAAACCCGTCCTCGTCCCGGCGCGCGAGGTGATCTGGCGGCGCGTCAGCGCACTCGCCTACGACACCCTGCCCCCGTACGCCCATGCCCTCTACGGCCGCCCCGCCCCGCCTCCGGAGACCGTCACCCGCCGGCTCGTCGCGACGGCCAACCTCCTGCGCTGCGTCCCCGCACGCCTGCGCTGGCGGCTGCCGCCCCGGCACATCCTGCGCGCCATGGACCGGCTCGGCCCGGAGACCCGCCCCGACCCGTACGCGTACCCCGCCCCGTATTCACTGTCCGACCCGGCGGCCATACTGGAGGAGCCGAGGAGGCAGTACGGAATCGACGGGGGCGGCAGCACACGATGGGGGACTCCAGACTGA
- a CDS encoding ScbA/BarX family gamma-butyrolactone biosynthesis protein: MHRAREADAFPVSWTRTGDDHYSVIAHWPAEHPYFIPAHGHRYDPLLVTETMRQATLLVLHAGYGVPVGHHFLLEELQFTCRMDELAIDDGPGEVEVRVVCSDVKRARGHVSRLRVDMVVRRAGSVASTGVILGRIIGPEAYRRIRGDRAVPGFEVPRTPPVTASLVGRSYAEDVLLSPTPQDRMWRLRVDTRHPILFQGEKDHVPGMLLLEAARQAAELGTPSQPFVPSSGRISFQRYAEFGTPCWIRAQALPPSSAGTTGVTITGSQDDGAVFLAELSSSLPAC, from the coding sequence GTGCATCGCGCCAGGGAGGCCGACGCCTTCCCGGTCAGCTGGACGCGGACGGGGGACGACCACTACTCGGTCATCGCCCACTGGCCCGCTGAACACCCTTACTTCATACCGGCACACGGGCACCGCTACGATCCGCTGCTCGTCACCGAGACCATGCGCCAGGCCACCCTGCTCGTGTTACACGCCGGGTACGGCGTCCCGGTGGGACACCACTTCCTCCTGGAGGAACTGCAGTTCACCTGCCGCATGGACGAGCTCGCCATCGACGACGGGCCCGGGGAGGTGGAGGTGCGGGTGGTCTGCTCCGATGTGAAGCGGGCCCGTGGGCACGTCTCCCGGCTCAGGGTCGACATGGTCGTGCGCCGCGCGGGATCGGTCGCGTCCACGGGCGTCATCCTGGGGCGGATCATCGGCCCGGAGGCCTACCGGCGCATACGGGGCGACCGTGCCGTCCCGGGATTCGAGGTCCCGCGGACACCTCCGGTGACGGCCTCGCTCGTCGGCCGGTCGTACGCGGAGGACGTCCTGCTCTCGCCCACGCCGCAGGACCGGATGTGGCGGCTGCGGGTCGACACCAGGCACCCGATCCTGTTCCAGGGCGAGAAGGACCACGTGCCCGGGATGCTGCTCCTCGAAGCAGCCAGGCAGGCGGCCGAACTGGGGACGCCGTCCCAGCCGTTCGTCCCGTCCTCGGGACGTATAAGCTTCCAGCGCTACGCGGAGTTCGGTACCCCCTGCTGGATACGGGCCCAGGCCCTGCCCCCATCGAGCGCCGGAACGACCGGCGTCACCATCACGGGGAGCCAGGACGACGGCGCGGTGTTCCTCGCCGAGCTCTCCTCCTCCCTTCCCGCCTGCTGA
- a CDS encoding FAD-dependent monooxygenase has translation MRTTTHTEIVVVGGGPVGMLIAAELGAYGIDVVVLEEKRATPDQPKAGTVHARAVQALARRGYLGLPRFSDAPVTEQFHFAGMPGLTITVPAAEPEPVLKRAQADLEREFEERARDRGVTVLRDHRVTALRQGPDGVEVVAEGPGGEHTYNAGFLVGADGARSTVRREAGFTEDTHPATVSAMMGLVRLIEPDKAPRGWCRTERGWVVAKPVPDGHSLVRTLDCDGPHPHRRTQATVQELQAEVSRIAGYDIPMEDALSVTRFSDFTRLVRHYRKDRVFLAGDAAHVHFPIGGQGLSTGLVDALNLAWKLAHAVRGTAGEGLLDTYDDERRPAAQRVIDNTRVQLTLMRPAPEFDPLRAMVSELLTLEQTQRHMGDLISAQETVYPARSGFASRWEGRFLENVTVTDGAEPQDVTGLLSGSRPLLLLSGEQAAAYGESARGWAHVLNTVTASPDAALPCDAVLVRPDGHIAWAPDAGDLTDALRRWFGEPR, from the coding sequence ATGCGCACTACTACGCACACCGAGATAGTCGTCGTCGGAGGCGGGCCGGTCGGCATGCTGATCGCCGCCGAGCTGGGGGCGTACGGGATCGACGTCGTGGTGCTGGAGGAGAAGCGGGCGACGCCCGATCAGCCCAAGGCCGGGACCGTCCACGCCAGGGCCGTGCAGGCGCTGGCCCGGCGGGGCTACCTCGGGCTGCCGCGGTTCTCGGACGCTCCGGTGACCGAGCAGTTCCACTTCGCCGGAATGCCCGGGCTGACGATCACGGTTCCCGCGGCCGAGCCGGAGCCCGTCCTCAAGCGCGCACAGGCCGATCTGGAGCGGGAGTTCGAGGAACGGGCCCGGGATCGCGGGGTGACCGTGCTCCGCGACCACCGGGTGACCGCGCTGCGCCAGGGGCCCGACGGGGTCGAAGTGGTGGCCGAAGGGCCCGGGGGCGAGCACACGTACAACGCCGGCTTCCTGGTCGGGGCCGACGGCGCGCGCAGCACCGTGCGCCGGGAGGCCGGCTTCACCGAGGACACCCACCCCGCGACGGTCTCGGCGATGATGGGCCTGGTCCGGCTGATCGAGCCCGACAAGGCGCCGCGGGGCTGGTGCCGTACCGAGCGGGGCTGGGTCGTCGCGAAGCCCGTTCCCGACGGGCACTCGCTCGTACGCACGCTCGACTGCGACGGGCCCCATCCTCACCGGCGCACACAGGCGACCGTGCAGGAACTGCAGGCCGAGGTGTCCCGGATCGCCGGATACGACATCCCGATGGAGGATGCGCTCTCCGTGACGCGGTTCAGCGACTTCACCCGGCTGGTGCGCCACTACCGCAAGGACCGCGTGTTCCTGGCGGGGGACGCCGCGCACGTGCACTTCCCGATCGGGGGGCAGGGGTTGAGCACCGGACTGGTCGACGCGCTCAACCTGGCCTGGAAGCTGGCCCACGCCGTGCGCGGAACGGCGGGCGAGGGGCTGCTCGACACGTACGACGACGAGCGCAGACCCGCCGCGCAGCGGGTCATCGACAACACCCGCGTCCAGCTGACCCTGATGCGTCCCGCCCCCGAATTCGACCCGCTCCGCGCGATGGTCTCCGAGCTGCTGACGCTGGAGCAGACCCAACGGCACATGGGCGACTTGATCAGCGCGCAGGAGACGGTGTACCCGGCTCGCTCGGGCTTCGCCTCCCGGTGGGAGGGGCGGTTCCTGGAGAACGTCACGGTGACGGACGGCGCGGAGCCGCAGGACGTCACGGGGCTGCTGTCCGGCAGCCGGCCCCTGCTTCTCCTGTCCGGCGAGCAGGCTGCGGCGTACGGCGAGTCGGCCCGGGGCTGGGCCCATGTCCTGAACACCGTCACCGCCTCACCGGATGCCGCCCTCCCGTGCGACGCGGTGCTGGTGCGTCCTGACGGCCATATCGCCTGGGCACCGGACGCGGGTGACCTCACCGACGCGCTGCGCCGGTGGTTCGGCGAGCCCCGGTAG
- a CDS encoding tetratricopeptide repeat protein, with protein sequence MGDSRLIQGRYRLHEVIGRGGMGEVWRATDEALGRGVAVKCLKPLGPQQDPQVLTVVRERFRREARVAAALQHRGITVVHDFGEYEGVLFLVMELLEGRNLSQLLVSNDQQPLPVEDVVEIADQVADALAYTHRQGIVHRDLKPANIMRLRDGTVKICDFGIARLGTDMGFTSKLTGTGIAMGTPHYMSPEQIGGGGEIDHRSDLYSLGCVLYELATGAPPFDLGDSWAILIGHRDTVPSPPRALRAELPDYFDRIVVDLLAKVPEERPADAGDLRRRIVSGRFGAPAFPPPAETPALPVTVPMPVPPPEPPAGESAPAPAWVRGMSGGHRPAALTGPRPAAHDPAAAVLTTEWTTSAPDSPPSPAAAPPAELIAVLAGRFRAGMGLGRLGRWDEAESVHRSVARDRARTLGEDHPDTLTSRYEVGFALARLDRPADALHVFGEVAEARARVLGDDHPDTLAARQERAYALGRLGRHPEAYEVYAEVLAARERTVGADHPDTLRCRHNLAFTLGSLGRLEESYRTAHEVAESRARLLGEDHPDTLLTRHEVAFTLTRLGRGQEALVQYRAVADARAAALGADHPDTLAARYETGVCLGRLGQAADALAVCRDLVAARTRAQGPDGPETLRARQALAVNLGRLGRWTEALAESEGVHADRARVLGADHPDTLLSRWETAVALGRLDRWEEALECHRAIATARTRLLGPAHPDTLAALDDEAQSLERLGRHAEAAELLIKAASAPGA encoded by the coding sequence ATGGGGGACTCCAGACTGATCCAGGGCCGGTACCGCCTGCACGAGGTCATCGGTCGCGGGGGCATGGGCGAGGTGTGGCGCGCCACCGACGAGGCGCTCGGGCGCGGTGTCGCCGTGAAGTGCCTCAAACCGCTCGGACCGCAGCAGGACCCGCAGGTCCTCACCGTGGTGCGCGAGCGCTTCCGCCGCGAGGCCCGGGTGGCGGCGGCGCTCCAGCACCGCGGCATCACCGTCGTGCACGACTTCGGCGAGTACGAGGGCGTGCTGTTCCTCGTCATGGAGCTCCTGGAGGGGCGCAACCTCAGTCAGCTGCTCGTCTCCAACGACCAGCAGCCGCTGCCCGTCGAGGACGTCGTCGAGATCGCCGACCAGGTCGCCGACGCCCTCGCGTACACCCACCGGCAGGGGATCGTCCACCGCGACCTCAAGCCCGCGAACATCATGCGGCTGCGGGACGGCACGGTGAAGATCTGCGACTTCGGGATAGCGCGACTCGGCACCGACATGGGCTTCACCTCCAAGCTCACCGGGACCGGCATCGCGATGGGGACGCCGCACTACATGTCCCCCGAGCAGATCGGCGGCGGCGGGGAGATCGACCACCGCAGCGACCTCTACTCGCTGGGGTGCGTGCTGTACGAGCTGGCCACCGGCGCCCCGCCCTTCGACCTCGGCGACTCCTGGGCCATCCTCATCGGCCACCGGGACACGGTGCCGAGCCCGCCGCGCGCGCTCCGCGCCGAGCTGCCCGACTACTTCGACCGGATCGTCGTCGACCTGCTCGCGAAGGTGCCCGAGGAGCGGCCGGCCGACGCCGGTGACCTGCGCCGCCGCATCGTCTCGGGCCGCTTCGGCGCGCCCGCGTTCCCGCCGCCCGCCGAGACGCCCGCGCTGCCGGTCACGGTGCCCATGCCCGTACCCCCGCCCGAGCCCCCGGCAGGTGAGAGCGCCCCCGCGCCCGCGTGGGTCCGGGGGATGAGCGGCGGGCACCGCCCGGCGGCCCTCACCGGGCCGCGCCCGGCCGCCCACGATCCCGCCGCGGCCGTCCTCACCACCGAGTGGACCACCTCGGCCCCCGACAGCCCCCCGTCACCCGCCGCCGCGCCTCCGGCGGAGCTCATCGCGGTGCTCGCCGGCCGGTTCCGGGCGGGGATGGGCCTCGGCCGCCTCGGCCGCTGGGACGAGGCCGAGTCCGTGCACCGGTCCGTCGCCCGGGACCGCGCGCGGACCCTCGGCGAGGACCACCCCGACACCCTCACCAGCCGCTACGAGGTCGGCTTCGCCCTCGCCCGCCTCGACCGCCCCGCCGACGCCCTGCACGTCTTCGGCGAGGTCGCCGAGGCCCGCGCCCGCGTGCTCGGCGACGACCACCCCGACACCCTGGCGGCACGTCAGGAGCGGGCCTACGCCCTGGGCCGCCTCGGCAGGCACCCCGAGGCGTACGAGGTGTACGCCGAGGTCCTCGCCGCCCGCGAGCGCACCGTCGGCGCCGACCACCCCGACACCCTGCGCTGCCGCCACAACCTCGCCTTCACCCTCGGCAGCCTCGGCCGCCTGGAGGAGTCGTACCGCACGGCGCACGAGGTCGCGGAGTCCCGGGCCCGGCTGCTCGGCGAGGACCACCCCGACACCCTCCTGACCCGCCACGAGGTCGCGTTCACCCTCACCCGGCTCGGACGCGGACAGGAGGCGCTCGTCCAGTACCGGGCGGTCGCCGACGCGCGCGCCGCCGCCCTCGGCGCCGACCATCCGGACACCCTCGCCGCCCGCTACGAGACCGGGGTCTGTCTCGGCCGGCTCGGCCAGGCCGCCGACGCCCTCGCCGTCTGCCGCGACCTCGTCGCCGCCCGGACCCGCGCCCAGGGCCCCGACGGTCCCGAGACGCTGCGCGCCCGACAGGCCCTCGCCGTCAACCTCGGCCGGCTCGGCCGCTGGACGGAGGCGCTCGCCGAGTCCGAGGGCGTGCACGCCGATCGCGCGCGGGTACTCGGCGCCGACCATCCGGACACGCTCCTCAGCCGGTGGGAGACGGCCGTCGCCCTCGGCCGGCTCGACCGCTGGGAGGAGGCGCTGGAGTGCCACCGCGCGATCGCCACGGCCCGCACGCGCCTGCTCGGTCCCGCGCACCCCGACACCCTCGCCGCCCTCGACGACGAGGCCCAGAGCCTGGAGCGCCTCGGCCGCCACGCCGAAGCGGCCGAGCTCCTCATCAAGGCGGCCTCGGCGCCGGGGGCGTGA